One stretch of Chroococcidiopsis sp. SAG 2025 DNA includes these proteins:
- a CDS encoding TetR/AcrR family transcriptional regulator, with protein MTDYSRSSSNQESNNFRRQPKQQRGRERVEKILDAAAVVFDEVGYESATTHLIAAKAGTAIGSLYQFFPDKAAIFKAMELRHVERVKTFWAQVDIPTIAQLSLRAMIHNLAVAVAELFEQPVSRVVFVQFYVSPQILQAIDESMTQEAIDFMATILGQRNSAISTEQCHLLAEVCVHSSNAVMLAALRSAKQEHRQRLIQQIEDLMVSYLEPYVGDRQNDNVMKVMVCPHCQSSNLFKNGYRRGKQCYRCKDCGKQFVKTPR; from the coding sequence ATGACAGATTATTCACGTTCGTCAAGCAATCAGGAATCAAATAATTTCCGTCGTCAACCAAAGCAGCAGCGTGGGAGGGAGCGGGTTGAAAAAATTTTAGATGCAGCAGCCGTTGTATTTGATGAGGTGGGGTACGAATCGGCAACCACTCATCTGATTGCTGCTAAAGCAGGAACAGCCATCGGTTCCCTTTACCAGTTTTTTCCTGATAAAGCAGCCATTTTTAAGGCAATGGAGCTACGTCATGTAGAGCGAGTGAAAACATTTTGGGCACAGGTAGACATTCCAACCATTGCCCAGCTATCTCTCCGCGCCATGATTCACAATTTAGCAGTAGCAGTTGCGGAACTCTTTGAGCAGCCAGTATCGCGAGTGGTGTTTGTGCAATTTTATGTATCACCTCAGATTTTGCAGGCGATCGACGAGAGCATGACTCAGGAGGCGATCGATTTTATGGCAACAATTCTAGGACAACGAAATTCAGCTATATCAACGGAACAGTGCCATTTATTAGCAGAGGTCTGTGTCCATAGTAGTAATGCAGTCATGCTGGCAGCGCTTCGCAGTGCTAAGCAGGAACACCGCCAACGGTTGATTCAACAGATCGAGGATTTGATGGTGTCATACTTAGAACCATATGTGGGCGATCGCCAGAATGACAATGTAATGAAAGTAATGGTTTGCCCGCACTGCCAATCCAGTAACTTGTTTAAGAATGGATACCGACGAGGGAAGCAATGTTATCGCTGTAAGGACTGTGGTAAACAGTTTGTAAAAACTCCTCGATAA
- a CDS encoding Rieske 2Fe-2S domain-containing protein, translating to MLTGAPWLLAHESMLTVNQPRKVFLYGADYVMWKDASGAVHALPNVCPHMGAMLSEGWCEVQSNGTSNVVCPFHALQFDSDGCTTLPGSGNKTLPQLQPLELIIQGNFIWSYGGCEPKIPIPEILNEFAAQYEFIGFTGDRSVKTDLLTMLLNMHDYNHQNGTHRTLFEIQEVQFKQFIDRGHHSHAYYDMPRTKSKLQDILKNPAILALPKIISAHLENFFPALVIFHGKSPIATIKQCHLFIPESETHTRTYVLMFGKAHSPIVHLLKQNILKLADLVINQDADILGKIYPDTPQKIKLNNEVGMDWVRRNFESFPDVVEPNLSK from the coding sequence ATGCTAACTGGTGCGCCCTGGTTATTAGCGCACGAATCAATGCTAACCGTGAATCAACCTCGGAAGGTTTTCCTGTATGGTGCTGACTATGTGATGTGGAAGGATGCATCTGGCGCAGTTCATGCCTTGCCTAATGTTTGTCCTCATATGGGAGCGATGCTGTCAGAAGGATGGTGTGAGGTGCAGAGTAATGGTACAAGCAATGTTGTGTGTCCGTTTCATGCGCTTCAGTTTGACTCAGACGGTTGCACTACATTACCTGGATCAGGTAACAAAACATTACCTCAATTGCAACCTTTAGAGCTAATCATCCAGGGGAATTTTATCTGGTCGTATGGAGGGTGTGAACCCAAAATCCCTATTCCTGAGATCCTGAATGAGTTTGCAGCACAGTATGAGTTTATTGGATTTACTGGCGACCGCAGCGTCAAAACTGACTTACTGACCATGCTGCTTAATATGCATGATTACAATCATCAAAACGGTACTCACCGTACCTTATTTGAAATTCAAGAAGTGCAATTTAAGCAGTTTATCGATCGCGGGCATCATTCCCATGCCTATTATGATATGCCCAGAACAAAATCGAAACTGCAAGATATTTTGAAAAATCCAGCCATTCTTGCACTTCCTAAAATAATCAGTGCTCATCTGGAAAACTTTTTTCCAGCATTAGTCATTTTTCACGGTAAGTCTCCAATTGCCACCATCAAGCAATGTCATCTATTCATACCAGAATCTGAGACTCACACTCGAACCTATGTGCTTATGTTTGGCAAAGCTCACAGCCCGATCGTCCATCTGCTGAAACAGAATATTCTGAAGCTCGCAGATCTGGTCATCAATCAAGATGCAGACATTTTAGGTAAGATTTATCCGGATACCCCTCAGAAAATTAAACTCAACAATGAAGTTGGAATGGATTGGGTACGACGCAACTTTGAAAGTTTCCCTGATGTAGTTGAACCAAACTTGTCAAAGTAG
- a CDS encoding transposase encodes MREIYYYIVIPGFRTGRVSLITTLLEPTTYSTREIVRLYGQRWDVELDLRHLKTTLGMDVLRCKTPSMVRKEIYVYLLAYNLLRSLMWLAGTTHATSPLRLSVQGTRHHLNNFIPPLLAADSTKVEQIYHTLLKVIVHKSVPLRPGRSEPRARKRRPKSYPLMQQPRRQLRQQLQTA; translated from the coding sequence GTGCGAGAAATTTACTACTACATTGTGATTCCTGGATTTCGCACAGGGCGAGTCAGTTTAATCACTACTCTTTTAGAGCCAACCACCTATTCTACCCGAGAAATTGTGAGGCTTTACGGTCAAAGATGGGATGTTGAACTAGATTTAAGACATCTTAAAACTACTTTGGGCATGGATGTTTTACGATGTAAAACTCCCTCTATGGTACGCAAAGAAATTTACGTTTATTTACTGGCTTACAATCTACTTCGGAGTTTGATGTGGTTGGCAGGTACTACTCACGCCACTTCGCCGTTGCGCTTGTCGGTGCAAGGCACACGCCATCATTTAAACAACTTTATTCCCCCATTATTAGCTGCTGATTCAACAAAAGTAGAGCAGATTTATCACACTTTACTCAAAGTTATTGTTCACAAGTCTGTTCCGCTTCGCCCAGGCAGAAGTGAACCCAGAGCCCGGAAACGCCGCCCCAAATCCTACCCTTTGATGCAGCAGCCTAGACGTCAATTACGCCAACAATTGCAAACGGCTTGA